A single Numenius arquata chromosome 1, bNumArq3.hap1.1, whole genome shotgun sequence DNA region contains:
- the ACOT9 gene encoding acyl-coenzyme A thioesterase 9, mitochondrial isoform X2 produces MRKIPSVLARTLTSGTSGSSVLPDMSEVRSRLRDIVGASTNWRDHVQAMQERKALHTLLAKRQEDLPPRRMKDSYLEVILPLGSQPEIREKYLNVHNSVRFGRILEDLDSLGVLTCYTHTKQETQPRSPLSIVTALVDKINLCKKIIYPDCDIKFTGNVSWVGRTSMEVKMHMLQLHDGDYSPVLEATFVMVARDPENKRPAFVNPLIPETPEEEEIFKQGELNKVKRIDFSTASLLKMAPTAEERNIVHDIFLNTLDTRTVSFRSRKLPPNSVWMEDAKLKGLQICHPQERNIFNRIFGGFLMRKAFELGWATACSYGGSRPFIVSVDDIMFQRPVEVGSLLLLSAQVCYTEKNYIQVRVHSEVYDADTREHQTTNIFHFTFISENEVPRVVPKTYGESMLYLDGKRHFAATMKEI; encoded by the exons GGATCACGTGCAAgcaatgcaagaaagaaaagctcttcaTACTTTACTGGCAAAACGGCAGGAAGATCTCCCTCCTAGAAGAATGAAAGATAGCTACTTGGAAGTTATTCTGCCTCTAGGAAGTCAACCTGAAATAAGAGAAAAGTATCTGAATGTACACAACAGTGTAAG GTTTGGAAGGATCCTTGAAGATCTTGACAGTTTAGGAG TTCTAACTTGCTACACTCACACCAAGCAGGAAACGCAGCCAAGGTCTCCCTTATCAATAGTTACAGCTCTGGTGGATAAAATCA ATTTGTGCAAGAAGATTATATATCCGGACTGCGATATCAAATTCACAGGCAATGTTtcttgggttggaaggacctcaaTGGAAGTGAAGATGCACATGCTCCAG CTACATGATGGTGATTACAGCCCTGTGTTAGAGGCAACCTTTGTCATGGTGGCCCGGGATCCAGAAAATAAACG GCCAGCATTTGTTAATCCACTCATTCCTGAGACCCCCGAGGAAGAAGAAATCTTCAAGCAAGGGGAAT tGAACAAGGTGAAGAGGATTGATTTCAGCACTGCCTCCTTACTCAAAATGGCTCCcactgcagaagaaagaaacattGTTCATGACATATTCCTTAATACATTGGACACAAG GACAGTAAGTTTCCGGAGTCGTAAATTACCACCCAATTCAGTGTGGATGGAAGATGCAAAGCTAAAAGGCCTGCAGATTTGCCATCCTCAG GAACGGAACATCTTCAATAGGATCTTTGGGGGTTTTCTAATGAGAAAGGCGTTTGAACTGGGATGGGCAACTGCTTGCAGCTATGG GGGTTCCAGACCTTTTATCGTATCTGTTGACGATATCATGTTTCAGAGGCCAGTTGAGGTTGGATCCTTATTACTGCTCTCTGCACAG GtctgttacacagaaaaaaactaCATCCAGGTTCGAGTACACAGTGAGGTTTATGATGCAGATACCAGGGAGCACCAGACAACCAATATCTTCCATTTCACATTTATATCAGAAAATGAAGTCCCACGGGTTGTTCCTAAAACTTATGGAG AGTCCATGCTGTATTTAGATGGGAAGCGACACTTTGCTGCAACCATGAAAGAAATCTGA
- the PRDX4 gene encoding peroxiredoxin-4 has product MEAARRRLRAGGGARDRRSALLLVVVLALGAEAAAEAEEPRRQRGDEQCHYYAGGQVYPGEAARVPVTDHSLHLSQAKISKPAPYWEGTAVINGEFKELKLTDYEGKYLVFFFYPLDFTFVCPTEIIAFSDRIEEFRAINTEVVACSVDSKFTHLAWINTPRKQGGLGPMKIPLLSDLTHQISKDYGVYLEDQGHTLRGLFIIDDKRILRQITMNDLPVGRSVDETLRLVQAFQYTDKHGEVCPAGWKPGSETIIPDPAGKLKYFDKLN; this is encoded by the exons AtggaggcggcgcggcggcggctgcgggcgggcggcggggcgagggACCGGCGCTCCGCGCTGttgctggtggtggtgctggcGCTGGGagccgaggcggcggcggaggcggaggagccccggcggcagcggggggacgAGCAGTGCCATTACTACGCGGGAGGCCAGGTCTACCCGGGAGAGGCAGCTCGCGTGCCCGTCACCGACCACTCGCTCCACCTCAGCCAGGCCAAGA TCTCCAAGCCAGCACCTTACTGGGAGGGAACAGCAGTCATTAATGGAGAGTTTAAAGAGCTGAAATTAACAGATTATGAAGGAAAATATCTTGTCTTCTTCTTCTATCCTCTTGACTT TACATTTGTATGTCCAACTGAGATAATCGCCTTCAGTGACAGAATTGAAGAATTCAGAGCAATAAATACCGAAGTAGTAGCATGTTCTGTGGACTCAAAGTTCACTCACTTAGCGTG GATTAATACTCCTCGAAAACAAGGAGGACTTGGACCTATGAAGATTCCACTTCTTTCAGATTTGACGCACCAAATTTCAAAGGATTATGGAGTATATCTGGAAGATCAAGGGCATACACTTAG aggcCTTTTCATTATCGACGATAAGAGGATCCTTCGACAGATCACAATGAATGACCTTCCTGTCGGGAGATCAGTGGATGAAACGCTTCGTTTGGTACAAGCATTCCAATACACTGACAAACATGGAGAAG tttgccCTGCTGGTTGGAAGCCTGGCAGTGAAACA ATAATTCCAGATCCAGCTGGAAAACTGAAGTACTTTGATAAACTAAACTGA